One genomic region from Amycolatopsis sp. FBCC-B4732 encodes:
- a CDS encoding YciI family protein: MRYLLTLHMNPTLWATLTDDQKNGVYEGHGEFIKLVTESGEMVETKALAEAAESKTVTVEDGVAHTADGGFVASEAFLCGYYVVDVESEARAIELAAKIPDARYTAVEVRKVVHEG, encoded by the coding sequence ATGCGCTACCTCCTGACCCTCCACATGAACCCGACGCTGTGGGCCACCCTCACCGACGACCAGAAGAACGGCGTCTACGAAGGACACGGCGAGTTCATCAAGCTCGTCACCGAATCCGGCGAGATGGTCGAGACCAAAGCGCTCGCCGAAGCGGCCGAGAGCAAGACCGTCACCGTCGAGGACGGCGTCGCGCACACCGCGGACGGCGGGTTCGTCGCGTCCGAAGCTTTCCTCTGCGGCTACTACGTCGTCGACGTCGAGAGCGAAGCCCGCGCGATCGAGCTGGCCGCGAAGATCCCCGACGCCCGGTACACCGCCGTCGAGGTGCGGAAGGTCGTGCACGAGGGTTGA
- a CDS encoding arylamine N-acetyltransferase encodes MTEEWGIDAVDLDAYLARTGQQRRPPSEAALRDLMRAHVGAIPFENVDVVLGQHQGISLDVVSAKLVGRRRGGYCYEQSGLFAAVLERLGYTVHRLSARVQPRRPGPYTHMTLVVEADGRRFLADVGFGAGILDPIPLVDGVEVDQAGWPQRLQHRDGWWTLQKDGEDILEFRLNGMHPIDYEVYHHYTSTHPKSPFTGRLVIMTLEPGVSRQLLGRELTVEKPGGHRETTTIAPDELDATLKDLGIELTADELARLKTRY; translated from the coding sequence ATGACCGAGGAATGGGGCATCGACGCCGTCGATCTCGACGCCTACCTGGCGCGCACCGGGCAACAGCGCCGCCCGCCGTCCGAAGCGGCGCTGCGGGACCTCATGCGGGCGCACGTCGGCGCGATCCCGTTCGAGAACGTCGACGTCGTTCTCGGGCAGCACCAAGGGATTTCGCTCGACGTCGTGAGCGCCAAGCTCGTCGGGCGGCGGCGGGGCGGCTACTGCTACGAACAGAGTGGCCTCTTCGCCGCCGTCCTCGAGCGGCTCGGCTACACCGTGCACCGGCTTTCCGCGCGCGTCCAGCCGCGCCGGCCCGGGCCGTACACGCACATGACGCTCGTCGTCGAGGCCGACGGCCGCCGCTTCCTCGCCGACGTCGGGTTCGGGGCCGGGATCCTCGACCCGATCCCGCTCGTGGACGGCGTCGAAGTCGACCAAGCCGGCTGGCCCCAGCGTCTTCAGCACCGGGACGGCTGGTGGACGTTGCAGAAGGACGGTGAGGACATCCTCGAGTTCCGGCTCAACGGGATGCACCCCATCGACTACGAGGTCTACCACCACTACACCTCGACGCACCCGAAGTCGCCGTTCACCGGCCGGCTCGTGATCATGACGCTCGAACCGGGCGTCAGCCGGCAGCTCCTCGGCCGCGAACTCACCGTCGAAAAACCCGGTGGCCACCGCGAAACCACTACCATCGCGCCCGACGAGCTCGACGCGACCCTCAAGGACCTCGGCATCGAGCTGACCGCGGACGAGCTCGCGCGGCTCAAAACCCGTTACTGA